One part of the Tunicatimonas pelagia genome encodes these proteins:
- a CDS encoding AAC(3)-I family aminoglycoside N-acetyltransferase, translating into MERRSDYQTQLLSSEDIELLRGMLNLFGEAFDERDTYCHNQPDDSYLHDLLSKDYFIALVARQEGRVVGGLAAYELMKFEQQRSEIYIYDLAVSESFRRRGVATRMINHLQSVAAERGVYVIFVQADYADEPAIKLYEKLGEKEEVLHFDISPEIRS; encoded by the coding sequence ATGGAGCGGCGATCTGATTACCAAACTCAATTATTATCATCAGAAGATATTGAACTTCTCCGAGGTATGCTGAACCTTTTTGGTGAAGCATTCGACGAGCGGGATACATACTGTCACAATCAGCCGGATGATAGTTACCTACATGATCTCTTGAGCAAAGACTATTTTATAGCTCTAGTTGCACGGCAAGAAGGTCGAGTTGTCGGTGGATTGGCTGCCTATGAATTGATGAAATTTGAGCAGCAGCGCAGCGAAATCTATATTTATGATCTTGCAGTTAGTGAATCATTTCGGCGTCGGGGAGTAGCCACCCGGATGATAAATCATTTGCAGTCAGTAGCCGCTGAAAGGGGAGTTTATGTCATCTTTGTCCAGGCTGACTATGCGGATGAACCAGCTATCAAATTATACGAAAAGCTAGGTGAAAAGGAAGAGGTCTTACACTTTGATATTTCACCTGAAATAAGATCCTGA
- a CDS encoding SDR family oxidoreductase: protein MRRTIFISGTNSGIGKAIVEFFASKGWNVAATVRNVDEYPNLFASFPNVRLYSLEMTDYQQIENIVKQVISDFKRVDVVVNNAAYCLIGPLETTSMEQLKNQYETNVFGVYATIKAFLPHLRENSKGTIINIASSSAQFNFPFISGYGSTKWAIRGITESLGIELAPFNIQVKAIYPGTHATGIFTKLDHGTNALNDAYRAYKPSYRNFISAQKIYPKATAPESAAKEIWRAVAMGTKGKLHFVTGGDAKFQALMKKILPQRSFQKMQIGLIDKPTKESSRGFIKWLFGKNVQEVKTDIPQSLLS, encoded by the coding sequence ATGCGACGAACAATTTTTATTTCAGGAACAAACTCTGGTATCGGAAAAGCAATCGTTGAGTTTTTTGCCAGCAAAGGGTGGAACGTAGCGGCTACTGTTAGAAATGTAGATGAATATCCTAACTTATTTGCTTCATTCCCGAATGTAAGACTTTATAGTTTGGAAATGACTGATTATCAGCAAATAGAAAATATAGTAAAACAAGTAATCAGCGATTTTAAGCGAGTGGATGTGGTTGTTAACAATGCAGCATATTGCCTTATCGGCCCGTTAGAAACAACTAGTATGGAGCAACTCAAAAACCAGTACGAGACCAATGTGTTTGGGGTATATGCGACAATTAAAGCGTTTTTGCCTCATCTACGTGAGAATAGTAAAGGAACCATTATCAATATAGCTTCTTCAAGTGCCCAGTTTAATTTTCCGTTTATTTCCGGGTACGGCAGCACAAAATGGGCTATTCGTGGAATAACCGAAAGCCTGGGTATTGAATTAGCTCCTTTTAATATTCAGGTCAAAGCTATTTACCCCGGCACTCACGCTACTGGTATCTTCACAAAACTAGATCATGGTACTAATGCACTAAATGATGCTTATCGAGCCTACAAACCCTCCTACCGTAATTTCATCTCTGCTCAAAAGATCTACCCCAAAGCAACGGCTCCTGAAAGTGCGGCAAAAGAAATTTGGCGAGCAGTAGCTATGGGTACAAAGGGGAAATTACACTTTGTGACCGGAGGCGATGCAAAGTTTCAAGCCTTGATGAAAAAGATACTACCCCAAAGAAGCTTTCAAAAAATGCAGATAGGCTTGATTGATAAACCAACAAAAGAGAGCAGTAGAGGATTTATTAAATGGTTGTTCGGGAAAAACGTACAAGAAGTTAAAACGGATATACCCCAAAGCCTTCTATCCTAA
- a CDS encoding ferritin encodes MKDLMRQRTSIKPEIIDILNEQVRIEATASAAYLAMAAWCDQHGWDNSADHFYTQADEERMHMLKLFRYVSDMGAAAISPQVGEVQHDFSTLKEVFETALDNEIHVTESINKIVVACRNANDFATESFMQWYVQEQVEEEYVARRAVELFDIMGDSGMDLILIDERIPKIVYQEAGAGAEGGEEA; translated from the coding sequence ATGAAAGATCTTATGCGGCAACGCACCTCCATTAAGCCCGAAATTATAGACATTCTGAACGAGCAGGTTCGTATTGAAGCTACCGCCTCAGCCGCGTATCTGGCGATGGCTGCTTGGTGTGATCAGCATGGCTGGGACAACAGTGCCGACCACTTTTACACCCAGGCCGATGAGGAGCGCATGCATATGCTAAAATTGTTCCGCTATGTAAGCGACATGGGAGCGGCAGCCATCTCCCCGCAGGTTGGCGAAGTGCAGCATGATTTCTCAACGCTAAAGGAAGTATTTGAAACTGCTCTGGATAATGAAATCCACGTGACGGAATCAATTAATAAGATTGTAGTGGCCTGCCGAAATGCGAATGATTTTGCTACCGAAAGCTTTATGCAGTGGTACGTGCAGGAGCAAGTAGAAGAAGAATACGTAGCCCGACGTGCCGTAGAATTATTCGATATTATGGGCGACTCGGGTATGGATCTAATCCTGATCGATGAGCGAATTCCTAAGATCGTGTATCAGGAGGCAGGTGCCGGAGCTGAAGGTGGGGAAGAAGCGTAA
- a CDS encoding helix-turn-helix domain-containing protein has protein sequence MTNFITIASVSQLHNLLGFGKPKHPLITVIDYSKISSLPEWVNVRIVSDFYTVTLKTPSPVGLLYGRQPFDFDSGTMIFTAPSQVIYVSEDNSEVQFSGWGLWFHPELIRRTKLSDTIRQHEFFKYAINEALHVSNEEEQMLSLVLRNIECELLSGIDQFSQSVLVTAIEQLLNYTQRYYSRQFATRNNQNVDYFSRFEKLLDTYLNSDNLPSNGLPDVKFFADQLNLSPGYLTEILKRETGKTAKEIILLELVEKAKLMLLNSSQTISEISFQLGFENPSYFSRLFRKKVGMAPLEFRGLN, from the coding sequence ATGACCAACTTTATTACCATAGCATCCGTCAGTCAACTGCACAATTTGCTTGGGTTTGGCAAGCCTAAGCATCCCCTCATTACGGTTATTGATTATTCTAAGATCAGCTCATTACCCGAATGGGTGAACGTTCGTATCGTTTCTGATTTTTACACCGTAACGCTTAAGACTCCCTCGCCAGTTGGCCTTTTATATGGCAGGCAACCGTTCGATTTCGATAGTGGAACCATGATTTTTACCGCACCGAGTCAGGTCATTTACGTATCGGAAGATAATTCAGAAGTACAGTTTAGCGGTTGGGGATTATGGTTCCATCCTGAGTTGATTAGAAGAACTAAATTATCCGACACTATCCGGCAACACGAATTTTTCAAATACGCTATCAACGAAGCCTTGCATGTGTCTAATGAGGAAGAGCAAATGCTTTCGCTAGTATTACGCAATATTGAATGTGAACTTCTCTCAGGTATTGATCAGTTTAGTCAATCTGTTCTGGTTACAGCTATTGAGCAACTGCTCAACTATACCCAACGATACTACTCTCGACAATTTGCTACCCGAAACAATCAAAACGTAGACTACTTCAGCCGCTTCGAAAAGCTACTCGATACTTATCTTAACTCCGACAATTTGCCGTCTAACGGGCTACCTGATGTTAAGTTTTTTGCTGACCAATTGAATCTTTCTCCCGGTTATCTTACCGAAATATTAAAACGAGAGACGGGAAAGACTGCCAAAGAAATTATACTGCTTGAACTGGTTGAGAAAGCCAAACTTATGCTCTTAAACTCTAGCCAGACAATAAGTGAGATTTCGTTTCAGTTAGGGTTTGAAAACCCATCTTATTTCAGCAGACTTTTTAGAAAGAAAGTGGGTATGGCACCACTAGAATTCAGAGGATTAAATTAA
- a CDS encoding sensor histidine kinase has protein sequence MPSKNFVSTLSYKEVLFQVLLHGVVFVFYSYDRRNPQVESYQVVFFLTYAVAALIINYLLLPRFLYQKKHLQFVGWTIMVIAVVIFVEEAVIEQIYFPDTRGQRFLGVFFSLWGVLPVITVLSGFKFAWDAVMKQREVDELKATIQESELQFLKSQINPHFLFNNLNNLYSYAIDYSPQTPEIILKLSSVLRYMLYECKEKFVSLTKEIEQLENFTQLSQLQIEERGVVSFSAQVYQPDYQIAPLILIVFIENAFKHSQASQSENILIDITVQLSEDGALEFSCKNNFQSVANTDNLAQGIGLENVKKRLQLLYPNAHQLTIDETENQYEVYLSMQLKRLNKEKMVYQHTT, from the coding sequence ATGCCGTCTAAGAATTTTGTTTCAACGCTTTCCTATAAAGAAGTACTGTTTCAGGTGCTACTGCACGGGGTAGTATTTGTTTTTTACTCTTATGATCGGCGGAACCCACAAGTAGAATCCTATCAGGTAGTATTTTTTTTAACCTACGCTGTGGCCGCCTTAATCATCAATTATCTTTTACTACCCCGGTTCTTGTATCAGAAAAAGCATCTGCAATTTGTGGGTTGGACAATTATGGTTATCGCTGTGGTAATATTTGTGGAAGAAGCAGTGATAGAACAGATTTACTTTCCTGATACTCGTGGACAACGATTCCTGGGAGTTTTCTTTAGTTTATGGGGAGTGCTTCCGGTAATTACAGTATTGTCAGGGTTTAAGTTTGCCTGGGATGCGGTGATGAAGCAACGAGAAGTGGATGAGCTAAAGGCGACTATTCAGGAAAGCGAGTTGCAATTTCTCAAGTCGCAGATTAATCCGCATTTCCTGTTTAATAATCTGAACAACCTGTATTCCTACGCCATTGACTACTCGCCCCAAACACCAGAGATTATTCTAAAGCTAAGTTCGGTACTACGCTATATGCTCTATGAGTGCAAGGAGAAATTTGTCTCATTAACTAAAGAAATTGAACAGTTAGAGAATTTTACCCAACTCAGTCAGCTTCAGATTGAAGAACGCGGAGTGGTCAGTTTTTCTGCTCAAGTGTACCAGCCCGATTATCAGATTGCCCCGTTGATACTAATTGTCTTTATTGAGAATGCCTTCAAACACAGTCAGGCTAGTCAGTCTGAAAATATTCTGATTGATATTACTGTTCAGCTTTCGGAAGATGGTGCACTGGAATTTAGCTGTAAGAACAACTTTCAATCTGTGGCTAACACCGATAATCTGGCTCAGGGTATTGGGCTGGAAAATGTAAAAAAGCGGTTACAACTTCTTTACCCCAACGCTCACCAGTTAACCATTGATGAAACTGAAAATCAGTACGAAGTGTACCTGTCAATGCAGCTAAAAAGGTTGAATAAAGAAAAAATGGTCTACCAGCATACTACTTGA
- a CDS encoding acetolactate decarboxylase: protein MKRITHPSLFIKSMRAIIILLVLGFSSLGLSAQSVQVIGAVKQVKQLGRLAGKVQLDTLTGKNLYGLGPVAYLQGEILLWNDTTYVSQVSKGKNIVGIIPVIQAPFLVYASVAEWGSRQVLDQTITTLPQLQQIIEQKAVATGRSLDEPFPFTLKGKAQKIIYHVMDKPEAQSEHNPKLHQQAKRFFTLVDEEVTLLGFYSRQHEGVFTHHGSFIHVHVINQARTNMGHLDELNIQPGELSLGLPLQ, encoded by the coding sequence ATGAAACGTATCACTCATCCGTCATTATTTATTAAAAGCATGAGAGCTATTATCATTTTACTGGTACTAGGGTTCAGTTCCTTGGGGCTGTCGGCTCAATCTGTTCAGGTGATTGGGGCAGTGAAGCAGGTAAAACAACTGGGGCGATTAGCAGGAAAAGTACAGTTGGATACTTTAACCGGGAAGAATTTGTACGGACTCGGCCCGGTGGCTTATTTGCAGGGCGAGATTTTGCTGTGGAATGATACTACGTATGTGTCTCAGGTAAGCAAAGGGAAAAATATCGTTGGAATAATCCCGGTCATTCAGGCCCCTTTCTTAGTGTATGCTTCTGTAGCTGAGTGGGGAAGTCGGCAAGTACTCGACCAAACAATTACCACCTTGCCTCAATTACAACAGATCATTGAACAGAAGGCAGTAGCCACAGGACGATCACTGGATGAGCCGTTTCCGTTTACATTGAAGGGTAAAGCTCAGAAAATTATCTATCATGTGATGGACAAGCCAGAAGCGCAGAGTGAGCACAATCCAAAATTACATCAGCAGGCTAAACGGTTTTTTACGTTAGTGGATGAAGAAGTGACTTTGCTGGGGTTTTACTCCCGCCAGCATGAGGGCGTATTTACCCACCACGGCTCATTTATTCACGTACATGTAATTAATCAAGCCCGCACTAACATGGGGCATTTAGATGAATTGAATATTCAACCTGGTGAATTATCACTAGGGTTACCTTTGCAATGA
- a CDS encoding TonB-dependent receptor domain-containing protein yields the protein MDTAIAQNGTVTVTGIVQDQASQQPVEFATVMVADKETGEAITGATTTAEGTFSITVNSSDIYVEVSFIGYKPQTFRDITFADGIADLGTIKLIEDSQALDEVVVRAEKSRTEFKLDKRVFNVGQDLTSAGASALEVLNNVPSVNVSIEGVISLRGSAGVQILVDGKPSVLADQQSNALGTITADMIESIEVITNPSAKYDAEGTSGILNIILKKEEKRGLNGSVSLNTGVPDNHSIGVSLNRRTEKFNLFTQLGVGYRSIPEFSETINRDLTNNTTVTSDGTEYRNETFYNIILGTDYHINPYNVITLSGNFAYEVESQPSQYDFSLLNDNNNSVVAEWNRRETTEATNPKWQYELQYAKEFKNNEDHKLLLSATGRFFGKDQASEFINTAVSGENFNNDQQTETEYQQADYTFKLDYTNPLTEKITLETGAQYVINDVGNDFTVREFQDGNLVTIDELTNNFEWNQKVLGVYSTGAYEDEKWGVKLGLRVENTDLSTLLTNTNESNNQNFTNLFPTFHTSYKLTENISVQGGYSRRIYRPRLWDLNPFFNIRNNFNIRVGNPDLLPEFTDSYEITSIFNMEKASINTSVYHRYTTDVVERVSTFENNVNTTMPMNIGTNRTTGFELNGEHSPTRWLKLNGDFNLNYFIREGEFQEQSFDFTGDQWSSRLTSKIALPANFDLELIGNYQSGFQTVQSEVSGFAFADVGLRKKMLDGKAVVNLSVRDVFASRIRESVIDQPEFYLYSFEQRGRFITLGFSYGFGKGEAMTYSGSRRR from the coding sequence GTGGACACTGCTATAGCTCAGAACGGAACAGTAACCGTTACCGGAATTGTCCAAGATCAGGCCAGCCAGCAGCCAGTGGAATTCGCTACGGTGATGGTAGCTGATAAAGAAACTGGCGAAGCCATTACGGGAGCAACCACTACCGCAGAAGGCACCTTCAGCATTACTGTAAATTCCTCTGATATCTACGTAGAAGTTAGTTTTATCGGTTATAAGCCTCAGACCTTTCGAGATATTACTTTTGCAGATGGTATTGCTGATCTAGGAACCATTAAACTTATTGAAGATAGTCAGGCGCTAGATGAGGTAGTAGTGCGCGCGGAAAAATCCCGCACAGAGTTTAAGTTAGATAAACGCGTATTCAATGTAGGTCAGGATTTGACTAGTGCGGGTGCCAGTGCTCTGGAAGTTCTCAATAATGTACCATCGGTAAATGTGAGCATTGAAGGGGTGATTAGCCTTCGAGGCAGTGCTGGGGTGCAGATACTGGTAGACGGGAAACCATCGGTACTGGCCGATCAGCAGAGTAACGCGCTGGGAACCATCACCGCCGATATGATCGAAAGTATTGAAGTAATCACCAACCCATCCGCCAAGTACGATGCTGAGGGTACTTCAGGCATTCTGAACATTATCCTGAAAAAAGAAGAAAAGCGAGGGTTAAACGGCTCAGTTTCGCTAAACACTGGAGTCCCTGATAATCATAGCATTGGTGTAAGCTTAAACCGCAGAACCGAGAAGTTCAACCTGTTTACTCAATTGGGCGTGGGCTACCGTTCAATTCCTGAGTTTTCGGAGACTATTAACCGCGACCTGACTAATAACACAACCGTGACTAGCGATGGCACCGAATACCGTAACGAAACTTTCTACAACATCATTCTCGGCACCGACTATCATATTAATCCTTATAATGTGATTACACTGTCCGGTAACTTTGCCTACGAGGTTGAAAGTCAGCCCTCGCAGTATGATTTTAGCCTTCTTAACGACAACAACAATTCAGTAGTAGCGGAGTGGAACCGTCGGGAAACCACCGAAGCAACCAACCCTAAGTGGCAGTACGAATTGCAGTACGCCAAGGAATTTAAAAATAATGAGGATCATAAACTCTTGCTAAGTGCGACCGGAAGGTTTTTTGGCAAAGACCAAGCTTCGGAATTCATAAACACGGCTGTCTCCGGGGAGAACTTCAATAACGACCAACAAACCGAAACGGAGTACCAGCAAGCAGACTACACTTTTAAGCTGGATTACACCAATCCGCTTACCGAAAAAATCACTCTGGAGACGGGGGCGCAGTACGTAATTAACGATGTGGGCAATGACTTTACGGTGCGAGAATTTCAGGATGGCAACTTAGTCACGATTGATGAACTGACTAATAATTTTGAGTGGAACCAAAAGGTGTTAGGAGTATACAGCACCGGAGCCTACGAGGACGAAAAGTGGGGAGTAAAACTCGGCTTGAGGGTAGAAAATACTGACTTGAGCACGCTGTTAACCAATACCAATGAGTCTAATAATCAGAATTTCACCAATCTGTTCCCAACGTTTCACACTTCGTATAAGCTGACAGAAAACATATCTGTGCAGGGAGGATATTCCCGAAGAATTTATCGGCCTCGCCTGTGGGATTTAAACCCGTTTTTTAACATCCGGAATAACTTCAATATCCGCGTTGGCAACCCCGATCTACTACCGGAGTTCACCGATTCTTACGAGATCACTAGTATTTTCAACATGGAGAAAGCCTCGATTAATACCAGCGTTTACCACCGCTACACGACCGATGTAGTTGAACGGGTCTCTACCTTTGAGAATAACGTAAATACCACCATGCCGATGAATATTGGCACCAACCGAACTACTGGTTTTGAACTGAACGGAGAGCACAGTCCCACTAGGTGGTTGAAACTAAATGGCGACTTCAATCTCAACTACTTTATCCGTGAAGGCGAGTTCCAGGAGCAATCATTTGACTTTACGGGCGATCAATGGTCGTCCCGGCTAACTTCCAAAATTGCCTTACCCGCAAACTTTGACCTGGAACTTATTGGCAACTACCAATCTGGGTTCCAAACGGTGCAGAGCGAAGTCTCGGGCTTTGCTTTTGCTGACGTAGGCTTACGAAAGAAAATGCTGGACGGAAAGGCAGTTGTCAATCTAAGTGTACGCGATGTATTCGCCTCCCGCATCCGAGAAAGCGTAATTGATCAGCCCGAATTTTATCTGTACAGCTTTGAGCAGCGCGGGCGATTTATCACACTGGGTTTTAGCTACGGTTTCGGAAAAGGCGAGGCTATGACCTACTCCGGTAGCCGCCGAAGATAA
- a CDS encoding LytR/AlgR family response regulator transcription factor — MNCIIIEDQPPAQRILKKYIEDIGSLQLKATFSDAIQAMNYLKSEKVDLIFLDIHLPKISGIDLLKTSDNLPPIVLTTAFADYALESYEFSVVDYLLKPFSFQRFVKAVSRVPTLDSIPKQPLGEAKESPSIRRELFIKSGYEHIKVLVDDIVYIKSDADYTEIFLPEKKLLSSESLRNWLEKLGNQQFIRVHKSYVINSAKIAKVVGNQIYTENGLVIPLGRAFRDNFSTRFLS, encoded by the coding sequence ATGAACTGTATTATCATTGAAGATCAGCCCCCTGCTCAGCGAATTCTTAAAAAGTACATTGAAGACATTGGGTCTTTACAACTAAAAGCTACCTTCTCCGATGCCATTCAGGCGATGAATTACCTAAAGTCAGAGAAAGTTGATTTGATCTTCCTGGATATTCACTTACCGAAGATTTCGGGCATTGATCTGCTAAAGACTAGCGACAATTTGCCGCCGATTGTCTTAACGACCGCCTTTGCTGATTATGCTTTGGAGAGTTACGAGTTCAGTGTAGTAGATTATCTGCTGAAGCCCTTTTCTTTTCAGCGATTTGTCAAGGCCGTTTCCCGAGTACCCACTCTTGACAGTATTCCTAAACAGCCACTAGGCGAAGCTAAAGAGTCGCCTTCAATTCGCCGCGAACTATTTATTAAATCGGGATACGAGCATATTAAGGTGTTGGTAGATGACATTGTCTACATCAAATCCGATGCAGATTACACAGAGATATTTCTGCCGGAAAAAAAGCTTTTATCTTCCGAATCGCTCCGAAACTGGCTAGAAAAATTGGGTAACCAACAGTTTATTCGGGTGCATAAATCCTATGTTATCAATTCCGCCAAAATTGCTAAAGTGGTTGGTAATCAGATATACACAGAAAATGGGTTGGTTATCCCTCTCGGAAGAGCTTTTCGGGATAACTTCTCAACAAGGTTTTTAAGCTAA
- a CDS encoding TonB-dependent receptor domain-containing protein produces the protein MKLLTKVAFTFTLLIISFQPLIAQNQPIQITGKVVESGGRQPVEYATVMVKAVSDDSMVDGTTTAEDGSFTLTTENPDVYLEISFIGFETLIVADVKINKGTANVGTIALSQDEQTLDEVVVRGEKSQTEFKLDKRIFNVGQDLSSTGASALEVLNNVPSVAVNIEGQISLRGSQGVRILINGKPSVLTSEGGNALGTITADMIERIEVITNPSAKYEASGTSGIINIVIKKEEKRGLNGSVTLNTGVPNNHSLGLSLNNRTEKFNLFSQLGVGHRTFPQQYRTINRDLTSNNTVRSQGESDKNETFFNIILGTDYHINENNVLSLTGHFAYELETEFSDTDFDFLDETNTLASQWNRDEETEATNPKYQYELQYKKDFPDNRGADHEEHTLLFSAIGNFFGKDQSSEFNNTPVMNGEAFSQQQQTRTDFKEGEYTFQLDYTHPFNEVFTLESGAQYVYTDVTNDFSVSNRADNNDWVVDPDLTNVFDFDLEVLGVYSTGAYEGDKFGVKLGLRLESTDMRTLLVTTDESSQQNFTNLFPTAHTSYKLNDNFSLQAGYSRRIYRPGLWDLNPFTNIRNNFSISAGNPLLQPEFTDSYEVTSIFDKGPVSFSGAVYHRYTTDVIEEVATFEDNVSFSRPENIGINRATGLELNGKYNPTEWWTLNGDFNYNYFSREGDFEDISFDFTANQWSGRLTNKFKLPADIDLEVISNYRSAYQTFQMDISGYFFADLGVRKKIMNGKTILNLSIRDVFASRIFESETVRSRQPDFYLYDYRLRGRFITVGISYGFGKGEAMEFSGQKRF, from the coding sequence ATGAAATTACTCACCAAAGTCGCTTTCACTTTTACCCTACTGATCATTAGCTTTCAACCTTTGATCGCTCAAAATCAACCCATACAAATTACCGGAAAAGTGGTAGAAAGCGGGGGACGACAACCCGTAGAATATGCTACCGTAATGGTGAAAGCCGTCAGTGATGATAGCATGGTTGATGGAACTACTACCGCTGAAGACGGCTCGTTTACACTTACTACCGAAAACCCGGATGTCTATTTGGAAATAAGCTTCATTGGGTTTGAGACGCTGATTGTGGCTGATGTGAAAATTAATAAAGGCACCGCCAATGTCGGCACAATAGCATTGAGCCAAGATGAACAAACGCTGGATGAAGTGGTGGTACGGGGCGAAAAATCCCAAACCGAGTTTAAGTTAGATAAGCGCATATTTAACGTAGGGCAAGATTTGAGTAGTACCGGGGCTAGCGCACTGGAGGTACTCAATAACGTTCCCTCGGTAGCGGTGAATATCGAAGGGCAAATCAGCCTGCGGGGTAGCCAGGGAGTGCGGATTCTTATCAATGGAAAACCGTCAGTACTCACCAGCGAGGGTGGAAACGCGCTGGGAACGATCACTGCCGATATGATTGAGCGAATTGAAGTGATTACCAACCCATCGGCCAAGTACGAAGCTTCGGGTACCTCGGGCATTATCAACATTGTGATTAAAAAAGAGGAAAAGCGCGGGCTGAACGGCTCGGTCACACTGAACACCGGAGTGCCGAATAATCATAGTCTGGGTTTAAGTTTAAACAATCGTACCGAAAAGTTCAATCTGTTCAGTCAGTTGGGCGTTGGGCACCGCACATTTCCCCAGCAGTACCGAACCATTAACCGGGATTTAACCAGTAACAATACAGTGAGAAGCCAGGGTGAGAGCGATAAGAATGAGACCTTTTTCAATATCATTCTGGGAACTGATTATCATATCAACGAAAATAACGTGCTTTCCCTGACTGGGCACTTTGCCTACGAATTAGAAACCGAATTCTCTGATACCGATTTTGATTTCTTGGACGAGACGAACACGCTGGCTTCGCAGTGGAATCGTGACGAAGAGACGGAAGCGACGAACCCCAAGTACCAATACGAACTACAGTACAAAAAAGACTTTCCTGATAATCGGGGTGCCGACCATGAAGAGCATACGCTACTGTTCAGTGCCATCGGAAATTTCTTCGGGAAAGATCAATCTTCCGAGTTTAACAATACCCCCGTCATGAATGGGGAAGCCTTTAGTCAGCAGCAGCAAACCCGCACTGATTTTAAGGAAGGCGAATACACTTTTCAACTGGATTATACGCATCCGTTCAACGAAGTATTTACGCTGGAAAGTGGGGCACAATACGTATACACTGACGTAACTAACGATTTTTCGGTCAGCAATCGGGCAGACAACAATGATTGGGTGGTTGATCCGGACTTAACCAATGTTTTTGACTTTGATCTGGAAGTGCTAGGGGTGTACAGCACCGGGGCTTACGAAGGTGATAAGTTCGGCGTGAAACTAGGACTACGGCTGGAAAGTACCGATATGCGAACCCTGCTGGTTACTACCGACGAAAGTAGTCAGCAAAACTTTACCAACCTCTTCCCTACCGCTCATACGTCGTATAAACTCAATGATAACTTTTCGCTACAAGCGGGCTACTCCCGCCGTATTTACCGTCCGGGTTTGTGGGATTTGAACCCATTTACCAATATTCGTAACAACTTCAGTATCAGTGCCGGTAATCCACTACTGCAACCAGAGTTTACTGATTCTTACGAAGTGACCAGCATTTTTGACAAGGGTCCGGTCTCCTTTAGCGGTGCCGTCTACCACCGCTACACGACCGATGTAATTGAAGAGGTAGCCACGTTCGAGGATAATGTTAGTTTCTCCCGACCCGAAAATATCGGCATCAACCGAGCTACCGGATTGGAACTAAACGGTAAGTACAACCCTACCGAATGGTGGACATTGAATGGGGATTTCAACTACAACTACTTTAGTCGGGAAGGTGATTTTGAAGATATATCGTTTGATTTTACCGCTAACCAATGGTCGGGGCGATTGACTAATAAATTCAAGCTTCCCGCTGACATAGATCTCGAGGTGATTAGTAACTACCGTTCGGCCTACCAAACGTTTCAAATGGATATATCCGGTTATTTCTTCGCCGATTTGGGAGTCCGAAAGAAGATCATGAACGGCAAAACAATTCTCAACCTAAGCATCCGCGATGTATTCGCTTCCCGAATTTTTGAATCGGAAACAGTCCGCTCTCGGCAACCTGATTTTTACTTATACGACTACCGACTGAGAGGCCGCTTTATTACGGTAGGAATTAGTTACGGCTTTGGTAAAGGAGAAGCAATGGAATTCTCGGGACAAAAACGGTTTTAA